ATCAGATGAACCCTGTGGAAGCTTCATGAGGCTTCAGCTGCCATCCCTAATTAAGACggtgtttctcaattccactcctcgggacccactgccctgcatgttttagatgtttccttcctccagcacacctgattcaaatgaatggctcctgatcaggccactgcagagcttgatgacgagttgatcatttgaatcaggtgtgctggaggaggggaaacatctaaaacatgcagggcagtgggtccctaggactggaattgagaaacaccgtcttaagctgaagaagcttggaggttgTTTGacattatggatgttatttgttattttctgttatttgctatttacgagCCCAGGCAGGGGTTTCCAGGACAGAATcgggtctgtttttaatgcaagcTGCCTGATCTATAGATCTACATGTTCTGCAGATGATGGAAGACTCAAAGTCTGAGGAACATGTTTCTGAAACTGTTGTGCAGTTTGGACGGTTAggagtgggttagggttagtttgAATGCATTTTGTCATTATAGTTATTGTTTATCATCTTTCCTTAATGTTAAACCTTTCAGGTAGTTTGACTTGAGTCAGACTTGGTTGTTTTGTTGATCATGTACTCATGATGCCACATTTTAAAGAtctttttatgtcttttttatcCTTGTGAATCTGAAGgatatttgtgttttgtttagttttatttcCCAGCATGGCGCCGCCCTACAGGTggcctgctgctgcagcagctttgGACAAACTGTGTTTTCGCCTGagctttttctgtgaaaacgtGAGTTTCCGGAACGTTTTCCAACCGTgttggatgctgtgctgctggaggaGCTCTTTCACATCCGTTAGGACGCATTTAAAACCTGTCGGAGCAGCTAATAAcgcctggaataagaccccgAGTCAAGATGAGCCGGAGAAGAGACGTCTGGGataaagagcaggaacaaattagagaaaaaggaggaggaagtttgaacgattcttttcttttatcattatgggaaatgtgacatCAGATAAAATGGACGAGCTTTGACCTCTTATATCCTCTGAAATTCTGGAGCATGCTGGAGTGGAAAAAAAGGTTATTTTTCCATAATGTGTCACCTTTAAACACCCAGGTGAATCTTTCTGAACTTCAGCGagagagaaaacagagtctcttcagtccacggcttcttcagtttggatgcaaaacggaccgctacaggaaatctttcctgcccacagccatcagcatctataataactccttgatttaattgagttacatcaacatttaatttccctctgggataaataaagtatttttgaattgaattaaattgaattcctgGGACGTGTGGTCAGAGCGTTCACATTGATGGAAACCCTTCAGCAGGCATCTCGGGGTCAGCAGCGTTTAGCCTGGACGCCTCGTCTGAGTGAAGACTCGTCTTCACCTGCAGAAGGGTTCCATTTGAGATCTCTGGTCAGCCATCTTGGGCTAGTTTCAGCTGCCATGGTTAGCTTTCTTCATGAGTGGCTTTCTTCAGATGCTTGGCttccaagtcacacatgtgcaagtctcaagtttgtcccaagtaattttttcttggtcaagttaagtcaccttattattgcaattttacctgcagaatctgatcttaataaagtgaaaacacaaagatataagtaactgtcagtaaacatcattggccaatgtgtccaacctgtccaccccgtatcatatcaagctaacgttagctaaataccggctaggctaacaggataatattagctcattTAACAGCACttcctggtcagaatggatctttaaatgacgaataaagttggaagttgtcgtctggctgtctgagatgttgatgccgcatgtcttgcactgtgctgttcgtcttttgccgtcaaaatggtaattatgaaagccgaagacaacgactctcggtcccgctgacatgttgatgcatatctgatatgagtttattctctccaataaacactaaggtatgcagagagggcatggctgatggacagggtagggatccaatcaggacgccattctcagcctgcgatattattcttttttattaatctattaattttatattcaaactgaaaacatgaactgaataacactcaagtcattaaAGTCATCGTGTGAAAATcgaaggaaaagaaaatgtcacaaaagatttattaaaatgaaaaaataaaaagtcagaatAGAAACACACAAACTTCACAGAAACATCTGGATGAACACAAACTTTGCAGCTAAATGTGGAAAAGCCACATTTATGGAAATAAACctgaaaattaattaaaaactgtGCAGTTATCCGTCATAAAACTTTAtgtttctcagcctctgaacaaataaagaactttaaaTAGAACAGATCTGAGAGCTGGAACCTTCAGCTCTGGGTTATAATGCGTTAAACCTGCTGACTTCTGCATTTTGATTCATTTGGTCGCAGCTTTCAGCAGATAAATCCAGTTTATTCCAAATATTCTACAAAGTCTTTATTTACAATAACAAACAAATCACACTTCAGAAACCAAAGAGAAAAGTTCTGTCGTAAACCCGATAAATCAAAGATTAAAACTATGAATTTGAAACCACTCGGTAGCTTCCCTGGAGGATTCAAACCTTTGTCTGTTTTATTTAATCCAGCTGTTTATCTGTTTTAGATGTAAATAACACGATAAACCCAAGAAAATCCTGCAGTTTGGTGCTGATTAGGAATGAAAATCAGAAATTATTCATCGttatatttcagtttttaaGGATTAAATCGAGTTAACAGACTCATCCTTGATTTGGCTTTGTTCTAACCCGTTTATCTCATTGTAAATAATCAATATATCGATGAAACTTTATGAAAAAGGAACATTTCTGTATAAATTTctgaaaaatatgaataaaaaatggaCATTTCAGCCAACCGTTTTGgtctttatttgtatttttttcctttaatgtgAAAGTTAAAGGAGTCTCTGATATTTAGGAAGAATTGGGTCTGACTCTTAACCTGCTGAGTTTGCTTTATCACGGTCAGAACCTTTGACTTTAAAGGACTCATTTACAAAcccaaggagaaaaaaaacacttcaactCACTGTCTCCTAATCTAATAATCTAATAATTCAGATTATTAGTATTGTTCTCATTGATGCTTCCATCCAACCCAGTAAAGACAAatatttaaacacattttctctCAAACCTTCAGAACTACTTTCCATTGTCGGCCTCCATTAGCATGTTAGCACGTTAGCATTTACACTAAAGAAAGCAAACCTCCCGCTCCTTTATTCTGGATTAGTTTGTTTGCTTAGCAAAGTGCTGCATCCAGTTAAATCTCAGTCACTCACACGGCGGCGGACCCTCAGCGCAAACTCGGTGGTCTTCGTCACAGCAGGCAGGAGATGGACACCTTGGTGGTGGCGCAGGGGACCGAGTCTGATGTGGGACGAATGAAAGTGTTTAAATGAGCTGAAGTGAACGAGATCCATCACATTTtaaaggcagagccttcagttatcaggcccctctctgaggaaccagctgccagtttgggaggcagagccttcagttatcaggcccctctctgaggaaccagctgccagtttgggaggcagagccttcagttatcaggcccctctctgtggaaccagctgccagtttgggaggcagagccttcagttatcaggcccctctctgtggaaccagctgccagtttgggaggcagagccttcagttatcaggcccctctctgtggaaccagctgccagtttgggaggcagagccttcagttatcaggcccctctctgtggaaccagctgccagtttgggaggcagagccttcagttatcaggcccctctctatggaaccagctgccagtttgggaggcagagccttcagttatcaggcccctctctgaggaaccagctgccagttcaggaggcagagccttcagttatcaggcccctctctgtggaaccagctgccagtttgggaggcagagccttcagttatcaggcccctctctgtggaaccagctgccagttcaggaggcagagccttcagttatcagacccctctctgtgggaggcagagccttcagttatcagacccctctctgtgggaggcagagccttcagttatcaggcccctctctggcTCAAGTATCTCTGACTTCAGCTTCAGGTTTCTGAACATTAACAACATTCAACAGTTGATAAAATGTTGATTCTTACCTCTGTTCTCCAGAGAGCTGACGTATGCCTCCATGAACTCTTTTTCTCGGCTgtccttcacctccaccttctgctccctccacctcctcctcttttccttcttcttctcctcctcctcctcctcctccttcttcttcatcctctcTTTGCTGGCCCGGTTGTCGTACAGACGTATGAACCTGTCGGGTGCAGCAGAAACAGTGAGGACCCTCCTGATAAATCGGTTTTGGCTCCAGCTCGACTGTCGGTGTGGTTTCCGTACTTGATGCTGGGGTTGCTGCACAGTTTGGTCGGGCAGCAGGTGAGCTTGTCGCCACTGACGACGATCATCTTGAGGGTGGAGATGTTGGTGAGACAGTGAGGCAGGTAGGTCAGGTTGTTCTTATGGACGAACAGGGTCACGAGCTGCTCCAGCCTGCAGACAGCGAGGACACGTGAGCACACCTGATGTTCTCCGGGTGAGACCGGAGCCCACCCAGGTGCAGCGATGACATCACCCGTTACCTGTCCATGTCCTGCGGGAGGTCGCTCAGCCCGTTGTTgctcaggtccagcagctgcaggCTGAACATCCTCAGGGCGCAGATGGGGATCGAGGCAAACCTGTTCTCCGCAATGTCCAGGTGAACCAGCTGCTTCAGGTTGCTGAGCTGCAGGTACAGAGTGACATCATCAACACGGTGGCGTCCCCACACCAGGCCGATAAGAGGGAAACCCGTGGCCCCGCCTCACCTCGAACGGCAGCTCGGACAGGCCGTGGTTCCCGGACAGCTCCAGCCTCTCCAGGTTCTCGCAGTCCCCCAGCTCCGGAGGAACTCTGGACAGACGGTTGTAGCTGACGTTCAGCCTCCTCAGCTCGCTCAGTTTACCTGAAAAACAAAGATGGCGGTTGGCTGGTTCCAGAAGGTTAAACTGAGCCGAATCTGAAGCCCAATCTCACCGATCTCCGGCGGCAGCTCATAGATGGCGTTTTTGGGGATCTCCAGCACGGTGAGCTGGGTGAACAGGGCCAGGTAGTCGGGCAGCTGGCGGATCTTTGTCCCCCGGACGTGCCACTCCTGCAGGTAGGTCATCCACTGCAGCTCCCTGGGGAAGTCCTGCAGAGCGTTGCCCTTAGAGACCAAAACTTAGAGAATCACAGAGCTCACACAGCTTTGCACTTACCGTCCACTGGTCTCCGTCCAGCCTGAAGATCAGCTGGCTCTGCTCCGGATCCTTCTGGTCCTGCTGCTGGTTTCCTAACGGGAACAGAAACTCATCTTCATCAACAGATGCAcacacctgtttacacctgtctGTACCTGTCTACACCTGTCTGTACCTGTCTGTACCTGTCTGTACCTGTCTGtacctgtttacacctgtctGTACCTGTCTGTACCTGTCTGTACCTGTCTGTACCTGTCTGTACCTGTCTACACCTGTCTGTACCTGTCTGTACCTGTCTGTACCTGTCTGtacctgtttacacctgtctGTACCTGTCTACACCTGTCTGTACCTGTCTACACCTGTCTACACCTGTCTACACCTGTCTGTACCTGTCTACACCTGTCTGTACCTGTCTGTACCTGTCTGTACCTGTCTGTACCTGTCTACACCTGTCTATACCTGTTTACACCTTTACGGCTGAATATTGATCACCTTTACCTGTTTACAGCTGAATATTGATCATCTTTACCTGTTTACGGCTGAATATTGATCACCTTTACCTGTTTACGGCTGAATATTGATCACCTTTACCTGTTTACGGCTGAATATTGATCACCTTTACCTGTTTACAGCTGAATATTGATCACCTTTACCTGTTTACAGCTGAATATTGATCACCTTTACCTGTTTACGGCTGAATATTGATCACCTTTACCTGTTTACGGCTGAATATTGATGATATTTACCTGTTTACAGCTGAATATTGATCACTTTTACCTGTTTACAGCTGAATATTGATCACCTTTACCTGTTTACGCCTGAATATTGATCACCTTTACCTGTTTACGGCTGAATATTGATCACCTTTACCTGTTTACGGCTGAATATTGATCACCTTTACCTGTTTACAGCTGAATATTGATCATCTTTACCTGTTTACGGCTGAATATTGATCACCTTTACCTGTTTACGGCTGAATATTGATCACCTTTACCTGTTTACGGCTGAATATTGATCACCTTTACCTGTTTACAGCTGAATATTGATCACCTTTACCTGTTTACAGCTGAATATTGATCACCTTTACCTGTTTACGGCTGAATATTGATCACCTTTACCTGTTTACGGCTGAATATTGATGATATTTACCTGTTTACAGCTGAATATTGATCACTTTTACCTGTTTACAGC
This Odontesthes bonariensis isolate fOdoBon6 chromosome 6, fOdoBon6.hap1, whole genome shotgun sequence DNA region includes the following protein-coding sequences:
- the lrrc2 gene encoding leucine-rich repeat-containing protein 2, whose protein sequence is MDSGHSRVSVNKLVRSRRPDADRETAAEMGPERKVDVPVYDLSLIRGLWEVRVKKHRQKQKKEKERVESSALARIDQQWQYRIYCKSMKTKERDVLHHYLERSTLAETPLHTGNQQQDQKDPEQSQLIFRLDGDQWTDFPRELQWMTYLQEWHVRGTKIRQLPDYLALFTQLTVLEIPKNAIYELPPEIGKLSELRRLNVSYNRLSRVPPELGDCENLERLELSGNHGLSELPFELSNLKQLVHLDIAENRFASIPICALRMFSLQLLDLSNNGLSDLPQDMDRLEQLVTLFVHKNNLTYLPHCLTNISTLKMIVVSGDKLTCCPTKLCSNPSIKFIRLYDNRASKERMKKKEEEEEEEKKKEKRRRWREQKVEVKDSREKEFMEAYVSSLENRDSVPCATTKVSISCLL